In Caloenas nicobarica isolate bCalNic1 chromosome 5, bCalNic1.hap1, whole genome shotgun sequence, a single genomic region encodes these proteins:
- the FLVCR2 gene encoding heme transporter FLVCR2, translating to MVQQEPAGAPGLAEGEAAAATAAEVRLSRRRWAVVLLFSSYSLCNAFQWIQYGSVNNVFTRFYGVSAFAIDWLSMCYMLAYIPLLFPVAWLLDKRGLRLIALAGSALNALGAWVKLGSLKPQLFPVTVLGQVICSMAQVFILGMPSHIASVWFGSHEVSTACSIAVFGNQLGIALGFLVPPVLVPNLEDVEKLAYHISIMFFMTAGVATALFILVVIVFKEKPLHPPSRAQALIQSRTTEEYSYVQSILHLLRNANFLLLMVTYGLNVGCFYALSTLLNRMVIRHYPGEEVNAGRIGLTIILSGMVGALIAGIWLDRTKTYKQTTLVVYIMALVGMIAYTFTLSLGHLWVVFVTAGMLGFFMTGYLPLGFEFAAELTYPESEGTSSGLLNVSAQIFGIAFTISQGQIMDHFGTKAGNLFLCSFLFLGTIMTAFIKADLRRQQANLDNEQMKVMPEACTDPIVLEESKL from the exons ATGGTGCAGCAGGAGCCTGCCGGGGCGCCGGGGCTGGCGGAGGGAGAGGCCGCCGCTGCCACCGCCGCCGAGGTGCGGCTGTCCCGGCGTCGCTGGGCCGTGgtgctgctcttcagcagcTACTCCCTGTGCAACGCCTTCCAGTGGATCCAGTACGGCAGCGTCAACAACGTCTTCACGCGCTTCTACGGTGTGAGCGCCTTCGCCATCGACTGGCTCTCCATGTGCTACATGCTCGCTTACATCCCCCTGCTCTTCCCAGTCGCCTGGCTGCTGGACAAGCGGGGCCTGCGCCTCATCGCCCTGGCCGGCTCGGCCCTCAATGCGCTGGGCGCCTGGGTGAAGCTGGGCAGCCTGAAGCCGCAGCTGTTCCCCGTCACTGTCCTGGGGCAGGTCATCTGCTCCATGGCCCAGGTCTTCATCCTGGGCATGCCCTCGCACATCGCCTCTGTCTGGTTTGGCTCCCATGAGGTCTCCACCGCCTGCTCCATCGCTGTCTTTGGGAACCAG CTCGGCATCGCTCTGGGCTTTCTGGTCCCTCCAGTTTTGGTTCCCAATTTGGAAGATGTGGAGAAGCTGGCCTACCACATCAGCATCATGTTCTTCATGACTGCAGGCGTGGCAACAGCACTGTTCATTCTGGTTGTCATAG TCTTCAAAGAGAAGCCCCTGCACCCTCCAAGCCGAGCTCAGGCCTTGATCCAGTCAAGAACAACAGAGGAGTATTCCTACGTGCAATCAATCCTCCATCTGCTCCGCAATGCCAACTTTTTGCTGCTTATGGTCACTTATG GTCTGAATGTGGGTTGCTTCTATGCCCTGTCCACTCTGCTGAACCGCATGGTGATCCGTCACTACCCA GGGGAGGAGGTGAATGCTGGCAGGATTGGACTCACCATTATACTGTCAGGGATGGTTGGAGCTCTGATCGCCGGCATCTGGTTGGACAGAACCAAAACGTACAA aCAGACAACACTAGTCGTCTATATCATGGCTCTGGTGGGAATGATAGCCTACACCTTCACTCTGAGCCTGGGCCACCTCTGGGTGGTCTTTGTGACTGCAGGCATGCTGGG GTTTTTCATGACAGGATACCTTCCCCTGGGCTTTGAGTTTGCTGCAGAGTTGACATACCCAGAATCAGAAGGAACATCATCAGGACTCCTTAATGTCTCAGCACAG ATTTTTGGTATTGCCTTCACCATCAGCCAAGGGCAAATCATGGATCACTTTGGGACAAAGGCAGGAAATCtctttctttgttcctttctgTTCCTGGGGACCATCATGACAG caTTCATTAAGGCTGATCTCCGAAGACAGCAGGCCAATTTGGATAATGAACAGATG